CCGGCCGACGACGCGCGGCTCAGAGCGGTGGTTAGCCTGGTGCGGTGATCAGCGACCAGCGTCCCCTGAGCGTCGACGACGCCGAGGCGGCGTTCGCCTTGCGCGCCCAGGCGTTCAACGTTCCTGCGGGCGACCGTGATCGGTACCTCACCCGTTTCCGTCCCGACCAGCACCTGGGTGCCTTCGTCGACGACCGGCTGATCGCGTCGCTGGCGGTCCTGCCGTTGGGGCAGTGGTTCGGCGGGCGGTCGGTCCCCATGGGTGGCCTCGCGAGCGTCGCGGTCGCGCCCGAGCACCGCAACACCGGGGTGGCGTCGCGGCTGATGCGCCTGGCCCTGTCGCTGATGCGTGACCGTGGCCAGGTGATCAGCACGCTGTACCCGGCCACCAACGTCCCCTACCGACGCCTGGGGTGGGAGCTGGCCGGGGCGCGGGTGCGCCGACGCCTGCCCCTTCGCACGCTCGCCGATCTGCCGCGCCCCCCGGTGCAGGTCGTGGGCGTGGACGTGGACGCCGATCTGGACCGGGTCCGAGCCGTCTACGACCGCGTGGCGGCGACGACCGACGGGTTCACCGACCGCACCGGAGACCGCTGGCGCACCATCCTCGACCACCTCACCCG
This region of Actinomycetota bacterium genomic DNA includes:
- a CDS encoding GNAT family N-acetyltransferase — encoded protein: MISDQRPLSVDDAEAAFALRAQAFNVPAGDRDRYLTRFRPDQHLGAFVDDRLIASLAVLPLGQWFGGRSVPMGGLASVAVAPEHRNTGVASRLMRLALSLMRDRGQVISTLYPATNVPYRRLGWELAGARVRRRLPLRTLADLPRPPVQVVGVDVDADLDRVRAVYDRVAATTDGFTDRTGDRWRTILDHLTRHDHTYVYAALDDDGELDGYVAYRHEEPPPDADEFYRLRVIELVAGGGAATA